TTCTTCGCCAAAGATTCCGGCGATTCATGATAGTTACCATTCTCATCAGGTAGACCGGCATTTGGATAACAGCTGATGGCCGTCTCAGCAATGACCGAAAGCGTTCGAATATGATCACGCATGAACTCCGGACCGGTCGCACAGTTAAGTCCGATAGAGATGGGCTTTAGATGCTCAAGCGAAATATAGAAGGACTCGATGTTTTGTCCAGCTAGGGTTGTCCCCATTGGCTCAATGGTACCGGAAATCATAATTGGGAGCTGCACCCCAAGAGTTTCATACGCCCGGCGAATACCAATGCTGCCCGCTTTCACATTCAGGGTATCCTGAGAGGTTTCCAGGAGCAATGCATCCACGCCTGCTTCTACCAATGCCAGGGCTTGCTCATAATAGCTTTCTTCCAATTGTTCAAATGTTACACCACCGGTAACGGACAGTGTCTTGGTTGTTGGCCCCATTGCGCCTACAACGTAGCGAGGCCACTCGGGCGTCGAATACTTCTCCGCTGCAGCAATCGCCAGCTTGGCCGCTGCCAGATTGATCTCACGGTGACGGTCCTGCAGATCATACTCCGCTAACACGACACTAGTTGATCCAAATGTATTCGTTTCTATCATATCGGCGCCTGCTGCGAAGTAAGCTTCATGAATTTTCTGAAGCACATCAGGACGAGTCAAGGCGAGAATTTCGTTACATCCGTCCAGTTCCTCGCCACCAAAGTCCTCCGGTGTTAAGTTCTCCTGTTGAAGCATAGTACCCATAGCACCGTCGAGGATCATAATTTTTTTCTTAAGTTGTTCTTGAATCGGTGGTTTGATCATGTAAGTGAGACTCCCTTTCAACTTGGCTAAACAATGAAAAAAACAAGTTTTATCGACAAAATCAGTTATGTTTTAGTGTACCAGAATAGCGTTAGTATGAAAAGATTTCAATTTATCAATAATTCCTATGGTTTATGTAGGATTTAATTATTAGATCTCATCGACATCCTCTGTTATTTCCTCTATAATATATGTAGTTTACTGAGAAAGAGGGATTAGCGGTGGCACAAATTCGAATCCGTAACACCAATGAACGCATAGAAGATCAGGAGCAGGTTAAAGCATTTCTTGATGCTCAGCACGTGCTTTTCGAACACTGGGAACCAGCAAAACTGCCTGTAGAGCTGCGGGAAAAATTTGCACTCAACGATGAAGAAAAAGCACAAATTTTAAGCGTATATGACGAAGAGATTCGCGACCTGGCTGCAAGACGCGGCTATGAGATTTGGGATGTTATCTCTTTATCGGATGCTACACCAAACATTGAAGAGCTGCTGAAAAAGTTCGAGCAGGTACATACACATACGGAAGATGAGATTCGCGCCATTGTTGCAGGCAAAGGAATCTTCATTATCAAAGGTGAAGGCGAAGTCGGATATTTTGACGTTGAGCTAGAAGCCGGTGATGTGATTTCGGTACCGGAGAACACGAACCACTTCTTCACACTGATGGATAACAAGCAAATCGTAGCTGTTCGACTCTTTATCGAAAAAGACGGCTGGATCGCCTTCAATGTAGAAGACCCTGAATTTATTAAGGCCTAGTGTTCAGTACCATCCTTTCGAAAAAACTCAATAGATCTGTATTCCTATGAAAATCTACTGAAGATCAGGGTGGACCCTAATTTAGCAACAAACTCAGATTTTCATTTCGAAAAGCTCCCTCAAAGATC
This genomic window from Paenibacillus hexagrammi contains:
- a CDS encoding 1,2-dihydroxy-3-keto-5-methylthiopentene dioxygenase, with translation MAQIRIRNTNERIEDQEQVKAFLDAQHVLFEHWEPAKLPVELREKFALNDEEKAQILSVYDEEIRDLAARRGYEIWDVISLSDATPNIEELLKKFEQVHTHTEDEIRAIVAGKGIFIIKGEGEVGYFDVELEAGDVISVPENTNHFFTLMDNKQIVAVRLFIEKDGWIAFNVEDPEFIKA